GTAGGCGTTCCTCATGTCGTAGGCATAGTTTTCAAAAGAAAACCCTCAATCTGCTTTTGGATTCCCACTCATATCCTTACCTTTCTTGATATTGAATTCTTTCATGATGCCATTCACCATCCAGTTGTCTATGTCTTGTCCTCCAAGATGAATATCGCCTGTAGTAGCCTCACTTCAATGACATCTTCCTCAATTATTGCTATAGTCACATCAAACGTACCACCATCAAGGTCGTAAAGGAGCACATTCTTAGCCACAGTGCTAGTAGCACTTTTTTCCGGATCATATGCGATGGAGGCAGCCGTAGGCTCATTGATGATCCTTATAATGTTAAGGCCGGCAATGGTTCTGGCATCCTTGGTGGCCTAACGCTGAGAATCGTTGAAATTGTAAATCCAGAAAGTAATATTCATAGGGTCGGATCGAACAAGATCAATATCAATATCTTGTGTGCGGGACAATTGATTATCTATGTTGTGAAAGTGATTCAAAATTATTCGTTGAAAATAGTTGCAAATATTTCTCTCttttgtaaattaaaaaaaatattaaagtgagCTGGATAGTGGAAAATAAACCGACAACTAAATTAGGAAAGTATTCCTCTCTCCTCTGCTCCTTCCACTCCCCTCTCCCCTCTCTCCTTTCCCTCgccaacacacacacacacacacgggtttggatcacacacacacacacacctccTCTCTCTCCTTTCCCCCGCCTCTACTACTTTTCTGCATCTCAAGTATTCGATCCTTTGTTTTGTGATGGCCGGAAAGGGTGAAGGGCGGGCGATAGGAATCGATTTGGGGACGACGTATTCATGTGTGGTGGCGTGGAAGCATGACCGCATTGAGATCATACCAAATGATCAGGGCAACCGCACCACCCCGTCTCAAGTCGCTTTCACTGCCACCGATCGTCTCATTGATGACGCCGCCAAGAATCAAGTCGCCAATAATCCCATCAACACTGTTTTCGGTgattttttctcttctattttCCATTGTTTTCATTCTTCTTTTATCTTGTTTGCTGCGGCATGATTGTATTCAAAACATCCATAACAATACAGTCATACATAGTGGCTAGATTTCAAATATTGTCTTTTTATTGCATATATACTTTACTTTACGTACATATAAAATTAAGAGAAGGATAGTCTTATTTAGAGTAAATCCCAAAAACAAATCAGGTATGGTTAAATTCTGGTCAATATCCTTTCATAACTTTGACAAAAATTTCTGGCATGATACGTGTCTGAATTTATCAACATAGTGCGTGCATGTGCAAATATTAAATACGTGATTGACTAAGGCTATACACATCTTGGAGGCCAAGATATGGACAATAGGATGGTGAATCATTTGATGAAAGAGTTTAAAAGAAAGACTGGTAAGGATATTAGTGGGAACTCAAGAGCAGTCAGGAAATTGAAGAGTGCTTGTGAAAGAGCCAAGAGGATCCTTTCCTCAACTTTGGAAGCCTGAATTCAGATTGAATCGTTGTTTAAGGGGGTTGATCTGTTTACTGCAGTTACTCGTGCTAAATTCGAGGACCTTAACATGGATTTATTCAAGAAGTGTATGGGACTGGTTGAGAGTTGCCTGATTGATGCAAAGATGGAGAAGAGCAACGTAGATGAGGTGGTGCTGGTGGGTGGGTCAAGTAGGATTCCCAAGGTCCAGCAGATGTGGGAACGAGGCATGCAAGACTATTAATCCAGACGAAGCTGTGGCATATGGTGCTGCTTTGCTGCTGCCAAGTTGGATGGTCACGGCAATAAGAGGTTGCAAAATGTGGTGGCTTCCAACAAACATGCACAGGTGTATCATTTTAACAAGAAGATGAAGGAGCTCCAGACTGTTTTCAATCCCATCATCGCCAAAAAGATTAAGAATTAAAATTGATGATTGGCAGGATCTCGTTGGTTTTTCTTTGCTTTTATCTATCAAGACTTTTGTTCATGTTTATGTGATGATTTCTGTGAGGTGCTTGGTTTAAGTTAAGTACTAGTAGTACATTGGTTTTTCTATAgtttattttcttctattttatagtaatttttaattatactttcCTCTCAATGTTAGTTTCTTATATCTTTGCTCTTTTTTACCTCATTTTGCTCccatttgatttttcttttacaaaaacaacacatttatctatcttactttatttctctttttaatttttttttcttatttaactatttttaaaaaaaaatatcatgcCCAAAAAAAACTTCTTATACAGTGGGACGGGATCTTAATCTCccatttctttatatttttaataagatAATTCCAGTATGAAAAGTTACCGATCCACTCttgattaagagcatccacaaccgtgctcttgccagcggcacgattGTGGgtccgggcggtactattcatgcctgctctctggcaagagcacaacacctacaactgtgctcttccgcaaggacgagcacaattaatttaatattcaattaaacataaacatttccataatactaaaattcattaaaaaatcacaataaatattacaaaatacaaataaaataaaaaagacataattaaaatcctaaaaattaaaaattacataattaaaatcctaaaaattaaaaattacataattaaaatactaaaaattaaaaattacataattattggctaatattacccgaggaagactactcatccggcgacaacaaccccaattgtttttgaaGACCCACTATCAtgccctcgtgcgtttgaagttgcgtgggggtcatagttgacctatcggccatattgagttgggccaaaagggcccacaacgagttgttcgggggtggaggtggaacatagggtgcgggttcgggggcgggggccgatggagtcgcggagcgccggcgctcagccgccgccttcttccttccttgcggtcggcgttggaaccgcttggtccggcgtcggggctacccaagttagctccggcgagttggctagccacttcttcgcaccatactctcgttgcgctcgatcgttcccggcggccggtttgcattgtaccggcgagatacgcgccaccaaaagtgatcgcccgattggttcgtgccaaccgccgcatcttcggagatttcgaagtacgccttgaacaatttatccatctccgccggcgtgtacggtgtgcggacaccgctgcCGCGAGTAGGAGCTTGCGGAGGTTGGGAgagggcggtcggcctaggctccggtgtccacccgtatcgtccttcggaggcaccttggtcgtcgattgggtatggacggtagccacccggaacggccgaatcttgggtttgaggaggggctgaatattccgtttccggactaggaaacggttgtaaaccgaaccattcggggttccaaccgtgggagcccgtaggattatcgccttggccggacatagtgatgtgtagggtatgagagaatgaagatgaaaatggatatgagagattgaagatgagaatggagatgaaagaatgatgatgagaattgtgtagtttgatgtgaatttttgggagtgaaattgggggtatttctagatgaagtgtgtattttttgggtaaaaaaatttaaaaaaattaaaaagtgggaaaaacggttataaacggatataatttttttgggaagtgattttttttttatcggttttttaattaaaaaccgatttaaaaaaaaaattatttaaacccaacggctatgccgttgacgaatgagggcgcgccacgtcagctgctcgctggcacggcgctgctcgatgcatcgagcagcgccgtgccagcggcgggtgccgtccgtgccagcggcgtgGACGGCGTCGAGCAGCGCCGtggccagcggcgcgagcgcagcggcggcgggtggcgtccgtgccagcggcgtggacggcggtggcgagcagcgccaccgttgcggatgctttAAAGTTAATCAATTCCTACTattgcatcgagcagcgccgtgccagctgcgcgagcgcagcgacggcgggtggcgtccgtgccagcggcgtggacggcggtggcgagcagcgccaccgttgcggatgctttAAAGTTAATCAATTCCTACTATTTTAGTATACTAACTTAACGATGAAGGCTATACTAAACCAATGTTACCAATCAACAATTCCTACTATTTCAACATAAGCTGGACACTCTCTCTCTACTACCTTTCCGCTCTCTCATCATTCATAGTGCACCGCCGCATCCCTCCTCCAGCGCCGCCCTTCGCCTTCATCCACAGCCTATACCGCCGACTTGGTATATTTCTCTCTGTGTGTTTAATTTTTCTTGGAGGGTTGAAATTAAGAGACTCTGTGTGTTTAATTTTTCAACGTCTTGAATGCTAGTATACTGAAATAGTAGGAATTGAACTAGTGAGCCACTATCTGTATAATATACTCAAGTAATTTAATACTAGTAAGCTGAAAGAAATTAGAATTCGGATGTGCATATTTCCCCTCTCTCAAATATTAGTTTATTGGGCAATGATTGGTGTGACATGCTGATGCTGCTTCTATTTGCTTGTCACTACCGGCTAATTTCAGAATAGGTGTTTCACAT
This DNA window, taken from Salvia splendens isolate huo1 chromosome 18, SspV2, whole genome shotgun sequence, encodes the following:
- the LOC121777061 gene encoding heat shock cognate 70 kDa protein-like; protein product: MAGKGEGRAIGIDLGTTYSCVVAWKHDRIEIIPNDQGNRTTPSQVAFTATDRLIDDAAKNQVANNPINTVFVTRAKFEDLNMDLFKKCMGLVESCLIDAKMEKSNVDEVVLVGGSSRIPKVQQMWERGMQDY